A DNA window from Branchiostoma lanceolatum isolate klBraLanc5 chromosome 17, klBraLanc5.hap2, whole genome shotgun sequence contains the following coding sequences:
- the LOC136423091 gene encoding uncharacterized protein: MYYRMPNVVEPQIIISRLRHNARLTLQGPCHHLPWCSLLNEWHKIQPAKDNMAEAAFNKHDVNKDGKMSSAELKAALEELDVKPSDALLQAILVQYDKAPKNGVLELNEFKNLVADMQAIEGANREDVLDTFTNFDKDKSGFIEEGELKEALTTLGFASDDHTVQAMIAVADKDKDGKVSITEFANMIGF, from the exons ATGTATTATAGAATGCCCAATGTGGTTGAACCACAAATAATTATCTCTCGCTTAAGGCACAACGCCCGACTTACACTCCAAGGTCCCTGTCACCATTTACCGTGGTGCAGTCTTCTGAACGAGTGGCACAAAATCCAACCAGCAAAG GACAACATGGCAGAAGCGGCTTTCAACAAGCATGACGTCAACAAAGATGGCAAAATGAGCTCCGCAGAGCTGAAGGCAGCGCTGGAAGAGCTGGATGTGAAACCCAGCGATGCTCTTCTTCAG GCGATCTTGGTGCAGTACGACAAGGCACCTAAAAATGGGGTTCTGGAGTTGAATGAGTTCAAGAACCTGGTAGCTGACATGCAAGCCATCGAAGGTGCTAACCGTGAAGACGTCCTCGATACCTTCACCAACTTTGACAAG GATAAGAGTGGTTTCATCGAGGAGGGTGAGTTGAAGGAAGCGTTGACAACGCTCGGGTTTGCAAGTGACGACCACACTGTCCAGGCCATGATAGCCGTTGCCGACAAGGACAAAGACGGCAAAGTCAGCATCACCGAGTTCGCTAACATGATCGGCTTTTGA
- the LOC136423092 gene encoding uncharacterized protein, which produces MAEAVFNKFDVNKDGNMSSAELKAALKELEVTPSNALLQAILVQYDKPPKDGVLGLNEFKNLVADMQAIQGAKREEVLDTFTNYDKDKSGFIEKDEFKAVLKSLGMGGDDNLVKAMIATADTDGDGKISITEFANFI; this is translated from the exons ATGGCAGAAGCGGTTTTCAACAAGTTTGACGTCAACAAAGACGGCAACATGAGCTCCGCAGAGCTGAAGGCTGCGCTGAAGGAGCTGGAAGTGACACCCAGCAATGCTCTTCTTCAG GCGATCCTGGTGCAGTATGACAAACCACCCAAAGATGGCGTTCTGGGGTTGAATGAGTTCAAGAACCTGGTAGCTGACATGCAAGCCATCCAAGGTGCTAAGCGTGAGGAAGTCCTCGATACCTTTACCAACTATGACAAG GATAAGAGTGGCTTCATCGAGAAGGATGAGTTTAAGGCAGTGTTAAAGTCGCTCGGCATGGGAGGTGACGACAACCTTGTTAAGGCTATGATCGCCACTGCTGACACGGATGGCGACGGCAAAATCAGCATCACCGAATTCGCTAACTTCATCTGA
- the LOC136423696 gene encoding uncharacterized protein, which produces MANPETVFKKFDVNNDGKMSSKELETALKEMGVTASPELLKVIMAQYDSDKNGFLEFSEFKKVIADMKAIQAATVDDTREIFKNYDKDGSGFIERAELKEVLAVLGIGNDETTVKAMMAAADTNKDDKVSVIEFAKIMAHGK; this is translated from the exons ATGGCAAATCCAGAAACTGTTTTCAAGAAGTTTGACGTCAACAATGACGGCAAAATGAGTTCCAAAGAGTTGGAGACAGCACTGAAGGAGATGGGAGTGACGGCCAGTCCCGAGCTTCTAAAG GTAATCATGGCACAGTACGACAGTGACAAAAACGGCTTCTTGGAGTTCTCTGAATTCAAGAAGGTCATCGCTGACATGAAGGCTATCCAGGCGGCTACTGTTGATGACACCCGTGAAATCTTCAAGAACTATGACAAG GATGGAAGTGGTTTCATCGAGCGAGCCGAGCTGAAGGAGGTCCTGGCGGTACTCGGGATAGGGAATGACGAGACCACGGTCAAGGCCATGATGGCCGCCGCTGACACCAACAAGGACGACAAGGTCAGCGTCATCGAGTTCGCCAAGATCATGGCTCACGGGAAGTAG
- the LOC136422758 gene encoding LOW QUALITY PROTEIN: uncharacterized protein (The sequence of the model RefSeq protein was modified relative to this genomic sequence to represent the inferred CDS: substituted 1 base at 1 genomic stop codon) produces the protein MDGDRAKNEPNVQRDQQHPNYFPIAIVGIGCRMPGGTTSPSKFWDVISEGKNVITEIPPERWSLDVYHSRDPHKSGTHVTRRAGFVDGIDMFDHTFFKISPREAAMMDPQQRHLLEVTYEAFEDAGIVPESVSESCGVFVGIGMFDYLIGIAPDRHLFNSYANTGFEHSLAANRISFAFNLKGPSLSVDTACASSITAIHLACSSLWNKECGIALVGGCNTLSPEVTVAFSAMGVLSPDGHSCPFDASVNGYVRSEGFGTILLKPLKDAVSDGDHVYSVIRGSGIAGNGFSQSITMPSSSAQERLMKSTYARFGVPXASVSYVEAHGTSTPVGDPIEARAIGNTFGAHRLSPLKIGSNKSNFGHMECASGIVGVIKTALMMDRRTLCPSINYTSPHPEVDFETLQLAVQTNLEPFVTNQKMTAGVNSFGFGGALAHVIMEEHSDVLTEQHSSLPGSGWQFGLDDEEGKYVILPLSAKTQNSLIDLARKWVEFKNEKDSVSVASWASTRRSHHPARLAVITNSGTRTRESLKSFINKTATFDIVTGEVQTSRPKVCFVFPGQGQQWNDMGRVLYQMEPIFREAVNACDIIFEGISGWSLLKKSGLFVEADPEFTLDKFRVSQPAILFIQVGLLALLKEWGVQPDVILGHSLGEIAAAHACGGLTLAEAIRVIYNRSMEQEKLEGTGRMAAVRASMEEARELVAKFPGVCVACDNSPTSVAVAGATEAVEALHDGNPTTTKVLRVSCAFHTDHMDPIRDSFLRAMSSFEPERDGEVCVPFYSTVTGQRYTGKFDACYWWNNIRENVKFTSATRSVIEDHSPDIYIELGASATLLSSVAQTLKHEDHPAKVTVPCGQRHQNDRRCLLRALGTLYVHGVDINWSNVTPDAAVWTPIPTYAWQHQRHWQEAESTRKKRLGLEDRTFKGQNGNITLEMFSFLADHVINDRVVFPGAAYVEYITQSTFGALENPSLENVCFKQVLVWPEISGVDKAKATLQLALNRSGKKAEIATTNTVHAEGCVAKQEKGSSASVSDIKLSKILETVTSITFYQRLSDLGLQYGPAFQIVEKADIGDWEAVGYLRPANDTQQRVQIALLDGCFQVAIAAIGPCSTLFVPTGIAKFNMYVPSLPLGEPLVAHASIIDRDSMFFKADITMATLQGEVLTRIVGYEARGVQSTSTDVESDSCLYETKWQPTHSSLPETNIFYDIFDTNHLWGQLRDEMEITQAVEEIIPGLKCVTVSYIRRALDTVPEHEVSPKNARYIERLQNIITKESEIDSLPLDEIHERLDEMRRDVPAFEFDLNTLQRLGDLLPTTLRDPSAALPILFAEGILAEYYMYSQSIKLYYHACAEAIEKAVEAALPCKQIVRILEIGGRSGGLAQILLNHVKHVAEEGFLEYVFTGINTDFFAQASHALQDFPHVKYKQLDIEKPVELQNFVPGTFDIVVCTNTLHTTVDAMAGLKNVQSLLSPGGWLVMIEPTNAFHVVEVIFGSLELCWAYDDEYRKDSCWLSQKEWCNLFVNGGMCDVVGVSSPSEFFHSAIVGKKEESAPHIATMSLPNIEDKWILVGEPDGVLVNALRGILPKDTLMCHIGDRTDIPTQGPPLKVVYIWPENDTYLRHALALTKSISRASERVHSMWVFTAGGSVECSRPASSVVTGFFRVVNNELKDLPIYTVDLPSTTRTSGLGELAGIVATLLSEPPAERELAIRNGKVLAPRLNRTSMAMSIRPAHCHHWVLDVPLDKTRTVEDVGFYELPAASLSSDQVRVQVRAAGLNFKDVMMSLGLLGGLTLQTQFGLECSGTVVEVGSSVEHVKMGDEVIAFGDHCFASHVVCDKRFVVEKPSNVSWTEAAGFSMVFMTAYYALVERACLRPGQSVLIHSACGGVGQAAIQIARVVGARIFCTAGSEEKRNFLRQELGIPHVSDSRSTRFFDDILKWTDGEGVDVALSSLYGDLQTATLKALSPGGILCEIGKRSMLENVKMDTRPFLENKNFLSVQLDLLMKTKPTQVQTLMKTVCNLVKDGNILPVKTTTKRIDDYKETLRWMSTGQHVGKVVFEIPSAFRPERLEPPMQIFDAHGTYLITGGFGGIGQALARWVVEHGARHIALLSRNGCKTAENRRTVDYMESRGAKVYAITVDVTKKTSLEKMLNHLRENPLVPALKGIFHLAAVIDDSNVLDADESQLEIVMAAKAQGALNIHELTHEDELDIFFLLSSVAATWGNPEQCGYVAANSFLDALAEHRHQQGLPALSVQLGAVRGVGFLEGKKKATEIIKGKGSLTLHINEVLRMMPRLLKARDVAVITLGNMDWCRALQFSYPTTMKYRHLVHEEVKSAESIQSAEHLSGQLLNHLGQILGMPPDQIDVDQPMTNYGVDSLMAIDIVNWMNKTFNRSVSQFDILSGMPASTLVEKIYV, from the exons ATGGACGGGGATAGAGCGAAGAATGAACCAAATGTCCAGCGGGACCAACAACACCCAAACTACTTCCCCATCGCCATAGTTGGGATAG GTTGTCGGATGCCCGGTGGAACTACTAGTCCGTCGAAGTTCTGGGACGTCATCAGTGAGGGAAAAAACGTCATCACCGAAATTCCACCGGAAAGATGGTCACTAGATGTCTACCACAGCAGAGATCCGCACAAGTCAGGCACACACGTCACGCGCAGGGCTGGGTTTGTGGACGGCATCGACATGTTCGACCACACCTTCTTCAAGATATCACCACGAGAGGCCGCCATGATGGACCCCCAGCAGCGCCATCTCCTAGAAGTGACATACGAGGCGTTTGAAGATGCAGGTATCGTGCCCGAGAGCGTGTCTGAGTCATGTGGTGTGTTTGTTGGTATCGGCATGTTCGATTATCTTATAGGAATCGCACCTGACAGGCATCTGTTCAACTCTTATGCCAACACAGGTTTTGAGCATAGCTTGGCTGCGAACAGAATCTCCTTTGCTTTTAACTTGAAGGGACCTAGTCTCAGTGTGGACACTGCGTGTGCATCGTCCATAACAGCCATACACCTGGCCTGTTCGTCTTTGTGGAATAAGGAATGTGGTATAGCTCTGGTTGGTGGGTGCAACACGTTGTCACCAGAAGTAACGGTGGCTTTTAGCGCAATGGGAGTGTTGTCGCCAGATGGGCACAGCTGTCCATTTGACGCATCGGTTAATGGTTACGTTCGCAGCGAAGGATTTGGCACCATTCTACTCAAGCCACTGAAAGATGCTGTAAGCGATGGTGATCATGTATACAGTGTCATCCGGGGAAGCGGCATAGCTGGCAATGGCTTTAGTCAAAGTATTACAATGCCCTCATCCAGTGCGCAGGAGAGGCTGATGAAGAGCACGTACGCTCGCTTCGGTGTTCCCTAAGCAAGTGTGTCGTACGTTGAAGCTCATGGGACGAGCACGCCAGTGGGAGATCCCATAGAAGCTCGAGCAATCGGCAACACCTTCGGTGCTCATCGCCTGTCACCACTGAAGATCGGGTCGAACAAAAGTAATTTTGGCCACATGGAGTGTGCCTCAGGCATAGTGGGTGTAATCAAGACAGCTCTGATGATGGACAGACGTACTCTGTGTCCATCAATCAACTATACATCTCCTCATCCTGAGGTTGACTTTGAAACATTGCAGTTGGCAGTGCAAACGAATTTGGAGCCATTTGTAACAAATCAGAAGATGACCGCCGGAGTGAACAGTTTTGGATTTGGAGGAGCCCTCGCCCATGTCATCATGGAAGAACACAGCGATGTACTAACAGAACAACATTCTTCCCTCCCCGGGAGTGGATGGCAGTTTGGCCTAGATGATGAGGAAGGGAAATACGTCATTCTCCCACTCAGTGCCAAGACACAAAACTCACTAATCGACCTTGCTAGAAAGTGGGTCGAGTTCAAGAACGAGAAGGACTCAGTGTCAGTCGCTTCATGGGCCTCAACACGACGGAGCCATCACCCAGCCAGGCTTGCTGTCATCACCAATTCGGGGACTCGGACGAGAGAGTCTCTAAAATCGTTCATCAACAAGACGGCCACTTTCGACATCGTCACCGGAGAAGTGCAAACATCCCGCCCCAAGGTTTGCTTTGTCTTTCCTGGTCAAGGCCAGCAATGGAATGATATGGGTAGAGTGCTGTATCAGATGGAGCCGATCTTCAGGGAAGCTGTCAATGCCTGCGACATCATCTTCGAGGGCATCAGTGGCTGGTCTCTCCTGAAGAAGTCCGGATTATTTGTTGAAGCCGACCCAGAGTTTACACTCGACAAGTTCAGAGTCTCTCAGCCGGCTATATTGTTCATACAGGTTGGCCTCCTTGCCTTACTAAAGGAATGGGGTGTCCAGCCAGATGTCATCCTTGGTCACAGTTTAGGAGAAATTGCTGCAGCCCACGCATGTGGTGGTTTGACTTTGGCAGAAGCCATCCGAGTCATCTACAATAGAAGCATGGAACAAGAAAAGCTGGAAGGAACAGGGAGGATGGCGGCCGTACGTGCATCGATGGAAGAGGCTAGAGAGCTTGTCGCTAAATTCCCAGGTGTCTGCGTAGCTTGTGACAACTCCCCGACTTCTGTAGCGGTAGCAGGGGCAACTGAAGCTGTTGAGGCGCTACACGACGGAAACCCAACAACGACGAAAGTATTACGTGTAAGTTGTGCGTTTCACACGGACCACATGGATCCTATTAGGGATTCCTTCCTTAGAGCCATGTCCTCATTTGAGCCAGAAAGAGATGGAGAAGTCTGTGTGCCGTTCTACTCTACCGTGACAGGGCAACGCTACACTGGGAAGTTCGACGCCTGCTATTGGTGGAATAACATCAGGGAAAACGTCAAGTTTACGTCTGCAACTAGGTCGGTCATCGAAGATCACAGTCCCGATATCTACATCGAACTTGGTGCTTCAGCCACACTCTTGTCTTCTGTTGCTCAAACACTGAAGCATGAAGACCACCCTGCGAAAGTGACAGTGCCGTGTGGACAGCGACATCAAAATGATCGGAGATGCCTTCTACGGGCCTTGGGCACACTATACGTTCACGGGGTGGACATCAACTGGTCAAACGTAACTCCAGACGCTGCCGTCTGGACACCGATTCCGACGTACGCATGGCAGCACCAGCGACATTGGCAAGAGGCTGAATCAACACGCAAGAAGAGACTCGGTCTTGAGGATCGCACTTTCAAGGGTCAAAACGGGAACATCACCCTTGAGATGTTCTCTTTCCTAGCAGATCATGTGATTAATGACAGGGTAGTGTTCCCAGGCGCTGCGTACGTCGAGTACATCACTCAGTCGACATTTGGTGCTTTAGAGAATCCATCCTTAGAGAATGTTTGCTTTAAACAAGTCCTAGTCTGGCCAGAGATAAGTGGTGTCGACAAGGCCAAGGCCACGCTGCAGCTTGCACTTAACAGGAGCGGGAAGAAAGCGGAGATTGCCACAACTAACACAGTACACGCGGAAGGTTGCGTCGCCAAACAGGAAAAGGGATCTTCTGCGAGCGTGTCCGACATCAAGTTGTCGAAGATATTGGAGACAGTGACTAGCATAACATTCTACCAACGACTGAGTGACCTGGGTCTTCAGTATGGCCCCGCCTTCCAAATTGTGGAAAAGGCTGACATAGGTGACTGGGAAGCAGTAGGATATCTAAGGCCAGCAAACGACACGCAGCAACGGGTACAGATAGCACTGTTAGACGGCTGCTTTCAGGTTGCTATTGCTGCCATTGGCCCTTGCTCCACTCTGTTCGTTCCAACTGGCATCGCCAAGTTCAACATGTACGTCCCCTCCCTCCCGCTAGGGGAGCCGCTTGTAGCTCATGCCAGCATCATCGACCGTGACAGCATGTTTTTCAAAGCTGACATAACCATGGCCACCCTCCAAGGGGAGGTATTAACCCGTATTGTAGGTTACGAGGCACGTGGCGTTCAGAGCACCAGTACCGATGTTGAGTCAGACAGCTGCTTGTACGAAACCAAATGGCAGCCGACCCATTCTTCTTTGCCAGAGACAAATATTTTCTACGATATCTTCGACACAAATCATCTTTGGGGGCAGTTAAGGGATGAAATGGAGATCACACAGGCAGTGGAAGAGATCATCCCCGGACTGAAATGCGTTACAGTGTCGTATATTCGTCGTGCTCTTGACACCGTCCCAGAACACGAGGTCAGCCCGAAGAATGCACGGTACATCGAAAGACTACAAAACATCATTACTAAAGAGTCGGAAATCGACAGCCTGCCACTAGATGAGATTCACGAGCGGTTAGATGAGATGAGGCGTGATGTTCCAGCTTTCGAGTTCGATCTTAACACATTACAGCGACTCGGGGACCTGCTGCCAACCACTCTGCGTGATCCATCTGCAGCTCTGCCCATTCTGTTTGCTGAAGGTATCCTAGcggagtactacatgtactcacAGAGTATCAAACTCTACTACCACGCTTGTGCAGAGGCCATCGAGAAGGCCGTTGAAGCTGCGCTACCCTGCAAGCAGATTGTCCGGATTCTTGAAATAGGTGGTCGGTCTGGGGGACTGGCACAAATACTTCTGAATCATGTCAAACATGTCGCAGAAGAAGGTTTCCTGGAGTATGTTTTCACGGGTATCAATACCGACTTCTTTGCCCAAGCAAGCCATGCCCTTCAGGATTTTCCACATGTCAAATACAAACAGCTTGATATTGAGAAGCCAGTGGAGTTGCAAAACTTCGTGCCTGGAACcttcgacattgttgtctgTACAAACACTCTCCACACAACCGTGGACGCCATGGCCGGACTGAAAAACGTGCAGAGTCTCCTATCTCCTGGCGGATGGCTGGTTATGATCGAGCCCACTAACGCTTTTCACGTGGTAGAAGTAATCTTTGGGTCTCTGGAGCTGTGTTGGGCATATGACGACGAGTACAGAAAAGATTCATGTTGGCTATCCCAGAAAGAGTGGTGCAACCTTTTCGTAAACGGAGGGATGTGTGACGTCGTGGGCGTGTCGTCTCCAAGTGAATTTTTCCATTCCGCAATTGTTGGCAAGAAAGAAGAATCTGCACCGCATATCGCAACCATGTCGCTGCCCAACATCGAGGACAAGTGGATTCTTGTTGGTGAACCAGACGGAGTACTTGTCAACGCGCTGCGGGGAATCTTACCCAAAGACACCTTGATGTGTCATATTGGCGACAGGACAGACATACCGACACAGGGCCCACCTCTTAAGGTTGTCTACATCTGGCCAGAGAACGACACATACCTGAGGCACGCATTAGCTTTGACAAAATCCATCAGTCGTGCATCAGAAAGAGTCCATAGCATGTGGGTGTTTACAGCAGGCGGTAGCGTAGAATGTTCGAGACCGGCGTCATCTGTTGTGACAGGCTTTTTCCGAGTTGTCAACAATGAGCTGAAGGATCTGCCAATCTACACAGTCGATTTGCCTTCAACGACACGTACATCCGGACTGGGGGAGTTGGCTGGTATTGTGGCCACACTGTTGTCCGAACCACCAGCGGAAAGAGAGCTGGCGATCCGAAATGGCAAAGTTCTAGCTCCAAGGCTGAACAGAACGTCTATGGCAATGAGCATCCGCCCAGCTCATTGCCATCACTGGGTTCTTGATGTCCCCCTAGATAAGACCAGAACAGTGGAGGACGTTGGATTTTacgaactgcctgctgcatctCTTTCGAGCGATCAAGTCAGGGTTCAAGTTCGTGCGGCAGGCCTCAATTTCAAGGATGTGATGATGTCGCTTGGACTCCTGGGTGGTCTCACTCTACAAACCCAGTTTGGGCTCGAGTGTTCGGGAACGGTGGTGGAGGTTGGCAGTTCTGTGGAACATGTCAAAATGGGAGATGAAGTCATTGCCTTTGGGGATCACTGTTTTGCGTCCCATGTTGTCTGTGACAAGCGCTTTGTTGTAGAGAAGCCGTCAAATGTGAGCTGGACGGAGGCTGCAGGCTTCAGTATGGTGTTCATGACTGCTTACTACGCGTTGGTTGAGAGGGCGTGTCTTCGTCCGGGCCAGTCGGTGCTGATTCACTCTGCATGTGGAGGGGTAGGACAAGCGGCAATCCAGATAGCACGTGTGGTCGGGGCGCGAATATTCTGCACAGCTGGATCTGAGGAAAAACGAAACTTCCTCCGGCAAGAGTTGGGAATACCACATGTTTCTGACTCAAGATCTACACGATTCTTCGATGACATCTTAAAATGGACGGATGGCGAAGGAGTAGATGTTGCCCTCAGCTCCTTATACGGCGACCTACAGACTGCAACCTTGAAGGCTTTGAGCCCGGGTGGCATTCTCTGCGAAATTGGCAAGCGATCAATGCTCGAGAACGTGAAAATGGACACACGGCCTTTCCTGGAAAACAAGAACTTCCTCTCGGTACAACTAGATCTATTGATGAAGACAAAGCCAACACAGGTCCAAACGTTAATGAAGACAGTCTGCAATCTTGTGAAAGACGGTAACATCCTTCCAGTGAAGACTACAACCAAACGCATCGACGACTACAAAGAGACGTTACGATGGATGTCAACGGGTCAACATGTCGGAAAGGTTGTGTTCGAGATACCGTCAGCGTTTAGACCAGAGAGGTTGGAGCCACCGATGCAgatttttgatgcgcacggcaCTTACCTCATAACCGGCGGGTTCGGTGGCATTGGGCAGGCCCTAGCCCGTTGGGTGGTAGAACACGGCGCCAGGCACATTGCTCTTCTGTCAAGAAATGGATGCAAGACTGCTGAGAACAGGCGAACAGTTGACTATATGGAAAGCAGAGGAGCTAAAGTGTACGCAATAACAGTCGACGTAACAAAGAAGACATCCCTTGAAAAAATGCTGAATCATCTCAGAGAGAACCCCTTGGTCCCAGCATTGAAGGGCATCTTCCATTTGGCAGCTGTCATTGATGATTCAAATGTCCTTGACGCTGACGAAAGTCAGTTGGAAATAGTTATGGCGGCAAAAGCACAGGGCGCACTCAACATTCATGAACTGACACATGAGGATGAACTGGACATCTTCTTCTTGTTGTCATCTGTGGCCGCGACGTGGGGGAATCCAGAACAGTGCGGATACGTGGCTGCCAACAGCTTCCTTGATGCCCTTGCAGAGCACCGACATCAACAAGGTCTCCCCGCCCTCTCCGTGCAGTTGGGTGCAGTCCGAGGGGTCGGCTTCCTCGAGGGAAAGAAGAAAGCTACCGAAATCATCAAAGGGAAGGGTTCCCTGACACTTCACATCAATGAAGTTCTGCGGATGATGCCACGTCTCTTGAAGGCCCGAGACGTCGCTGTCATCACACTTGGAAACATG gaCTGGTGCAGGGCCCTGCAATTCTCATATCCGACTACCATGAAATATCGCCATCTTGTGCATGAAGAGGTGAAGTCAG CTGAGAGTATCCAGAGTGCGGAGCACCTGTCCGGACAGCTGCTGAATCATCTCGGTCAGATCCTCGGCATGCCTCCAGACCAGATCGACGTTGACCAGCCGATGACCAACTATGGTGTGGACTCGCTGATGGCCATAGACATTGTCAACTGGATGAACAAAACCTTCAATCGTAGTGTGTCTCAATTTGACATCCTAAGTGGAATGCCTGCAAGCACACTAGTTGAGAAAATTTATGTTTGA